From Quercus robur chromosome 8, dhQueRobu3.1, whole genome shotgun sequence:
GAGTCAATAATAATATCCCGGTCATGATACCCGTGTAATATGGTAGGTCTCGTTGTGACTCCATAAAATTAGAAATAGCAATATATACTTCCAAGCAAATTGAAAGTAAAAACCAATACTgtaataaattagaaaaaaaaatgtaaacttccctgtacacaaaaaatttccaaaCTAACATTTACATCAATACATTAgaaacaacaaacataaacttCCCTACAACcaaaaaattcccaaaacaaTTTCCAACATGACatttattgtaataaattagatacaacaaacaaaaaatcagcaagaagcaaaaacagaaaccaaaaaaatgtagCCTTCCCTACacacagaaaattcccaaactaacatttacaccaaaaacattaaaacaaaaacataaattccCTGTAAACAGAAAATTCCCAATACATTCCAATTCTCTGCAAATTTATCATTACAATCAACAAATATAAATTCCCTGcaaacagaaaattcccaaCTGACATGAAAAATTTATCATTCCAATTACCCAAATCAAAAATCCCAAGCATTACATGATGGAAAAAGACAGAGAAAACTCACCTAATTAGCAAGCAAGCTTCGAACTTTGTGGGTCAGACAGAAAAGAAGAGAGGCCAAGCTAGATCGAAGAGGCTGAGATGGGTCAGACAGAAGAGAAGGCAAGACGGGTTGGCGTGGGTCAACTTTGGACTTGAGTCTTGGGGCTTGGGTCGGCTAGGGACTTGAACGGCGTGAGCGAGATGGGTCTGGGACGTGGGTTGACAGAGTGGGTCAGCGGCGTGGGCCGGTGACGTTGAGCTTCGGGTGGGTCGGTGACGTTAAGCTTTGAGTGGACCGACGGCGATGAGACAGAGAGATGAGAGTTGTGAGagagttgagagttgagagttgagagttaAGACAGAGTGATGAGAGACAGGTTGagataaaagaaatagaaaaagttgaaacaaacaaataatattttaaacagaggtagaataaaaaaataaatttgttttttttttttttaagctttcaGCAACAATACACATCTATATATAGCTATACACTGTAGCaatggaggaaaaaaatttacctataCCACCACCATTGTAACACCCTTTTTATAtatggtggtgctaaaaatagctttttagcttATAAGCACCACcattgtggatgctctaatcTACAGTTTTTAGCTTAGCAACTCCCAAAAATTAGACATATTTGAAGAAAGAACATTATTAGAACTTGTGGCCTTGAAAAGCATACGAACTACAGTCCTCACATCACGTTCCACTTCAACAACCTGTAACTGCAACTGAATACACAAATCATGTCAGCTAATACAACCATTAAGATATTCTCCTATCATCTCCAATAAGACCTCCAACTCCTGCCATCCCCAGATTCCCCATTGAACACCCATTTGTGTTTAAGTTTAAATCAATTGAGCTCTTTATCCCACTTGACGATCTCAATCCACTGCGTTCTAGAATGGGTTGTTAATACTTATTATGAACtataaaaatatacttccaCAACCCTGTGACATACTTCCCCATGTAAATGATGGTTTTGCCTTGCTTGCTTGAAGATTCGTTTATTCTTTCGTAGGCACAAGGTAAGGTCCAAACTCTAGAGGGATGGCCACAAGAAATAGACCATAtctgtttaaaaaaatgaatagtgtctATTACACACACATACTAATACACACACTCTTGCACATCAATTTCAAGTcacaatttcaatttattttttgtgtgcaaGAGTGTGTGTATTAGTGTATTTTTAATCCCcaacccctccccccccccccccccccccaaaaaaaaaaatctagtccACCAAAAAAGAAGAGCAATTATTATTATGTTCGATCTAGACCCGTGAGCAATCATTTTAAAGGAAATTcagttatttttaataaaagctcAAATTTATCCCAAATCGAATGGTTGAATGTTAATTTGGTTAAATCAAGGTCAAACTCAGGTTGACTATTGTCAAACTTGAGaaaattgtttcaaaatataaattttgatgtaaaatgATGAATTCTAGTGgttagttatattttttacttcatTTGACCGCTAAGGGgctatttggtttttaaaaaacaatcattcatcactcatcactcctcactcaattttcgtcactccTCACTCATCACTTGAAATACCCTAATTTCTTAAACCCCAAACATTTGGCACATATtttcagcttctcatcacttaattattttactttttgtagGACACATACCTAAGCAATTGGTTAAAGACTTCTGTTAGCCTACCTGCCTTACCCTCATTTCCCACCATTTTCTTTACTGCTTATTTCATTTTGCCACCACCATAGTCACAGTGCCAAAGTGCAACCAAAGAAgtacaaacaacaaaaactctCAACAATTTAACACCACCTAAAGCAGCTCATCACACCAAATTCAAAACTCCATTCATACTTATTTATgatacacccaaaaaaaaaaaaaaaaaaaaactgtctaGAAATAGTAAGACCCATCTCTAATCTCTCACACAATCACACTCACACTCTTCCTGCAATTCTCATATACTGTTAtaatcaaaacacaaacccaacaaaaccCATGTGAgtatattatcaaattaatgtctttttttatttttttactcaaaaacCCCCAGGTTGTGCCTGGTGTGACTGTTTAGAGCTTGATGAAGGTTATGCCTGGTGTGATTTTTCATAGATCCCAGGCGAGCCCTCCTGACCAACGgaccttcaatttttttgagcTGATCGACGACCAACGAATCTTCGATTCAAGGATATTTTTGTATGGTGAGAAAGCACGCTCCAAGGCTTGGTCATCGATGGCCCAGGCGAGCCCTCCAACGAAGCCTTGAAAATTGACATTTGTAGATGCCATTGATGAAAAATCTGAaactaaaagagagagaaaaacaaagtgGTGGGTCAGAGATTTTGGAGATTGTTTGAATTGAAAAGTTTGTTTCACTAGAGTcggaaaaaatgaaagaaagaatgaagaaatggAGGCTCTGTGttgaagaaaaaatgaagaatgaaGAGATGAGgagaatagaaagaaagaaaactaaaaagagagaaaagagagccAGTGGGGAATAGCTGGCATGGCATGACAAGACAAACCTGTGGGTCCcatgaatggaatgaaattactATATTGTCATTATAACTTTGTTTCCATAATTTGAAAATACCTAAaacgtgttttcagttttcataattcatcactcaaaaatcagagaattgagtgatggaaacaaaatcTAGAAATACATCCAAACACACTACTCAGCCATGGGACCCATCAATTTTGAATTATAGGTGATGGAAATAGAGTTATGGATGATGGAAACtgaaaatccaaacaacccctAATCAACTTAGTCAAAGTTTGATCAATgaatggtattttggtcatttttcatcttgatttataaaatttactattttgaTATTCAATAAAGACAAATTAGGTAAATTTTAGCATTCCCTTGATTTTAGTgttaaaattgcaatttttggagtttttgcTCAAATTGAGATTTTTGCACACATACTACATACAATTTACAAAGACAAAATATGACAAATTTGCACCTATGAGAAGTGTGTCAATAACCCCCAATGAAGTCCATAACGCACATGATTTTGGAAAATTGCAAGGATTAAGAAATTAGGGGattatcaaatcaaaaaaaaaaaaaaaaaataggggatTATGATAGCTATATTAACACTCTTCGTCCAGTAGGATAAATTTAGACTAACATCACTGGTATGTCGTAAGTAATCTAATCCACTTTAAGTGTGCAGGTAGATTTGCCAGTTCATCCAAAACTTAGATCAGTCTTGTAATCACTGATACTCTATCAATATCTAAGCTAgagatgaaaatattttcaagtcaccaattaggggtgtcaatgttcgacccaacccgcggatacgacacgaacccaacacggTTTTTTccgggttagggttgggccttaatgggtttgggtcataaacgggtcgacccgaaagcgacacgataaaaaacgtgtcataagcgggtcaacccgcataacccgcaatagacacgtttgacacgccaatttatttgtgtcaaaccCGAAATGACCCatttaacacaacccgtttaactcgtataacaaataaataattattttattttagatttgtcaaataccttttatatccaacatatattttaaatttaaaaagaaaagtaagtaattaCAAATGAGAAAGGTAAtcttatttgtttcattagttattattactcttacattattattattatttagttcttGTAAAATTGTTGAGGCATGATCATATTTTgtaactactaatactttttttttttttttttttggcatagaacttgtacaaatgaaattggatgagcttgtggaagatgttatgaactTGGATATCAACAAAGAATTtatggatgataatcgtggtcatagtcaggattagtctactatttgctcaaattctttcaatattgatacttagcatttggcgagttccaaggatattatatttttgttgaactatgttattttatttttgttaaactatgttattttgaatttgggttgaagtgttgcacttcttttggagtgtaaagaacttatttctagatgaatgttatatttttattgaactatattattttgaatgtgggtcgAAGACTTAAAGTGTATGTACTggtttttgggatgtaaaaaaaaataatttatagatggatgttatatttaatattatgcaggttgaaatgggttgtgttacatttgtgtcaacccaacacgattCGTTTATTAaacgtgtcaaatgggttgggtcaggtcaacccgctttattaacaggtcgggttagggttgaaggatcctgacacgattattaaatgggtcgggttagggttgagccttTTAGTCtaatacccctacctcgacacgacacgaacccgacacgctaacccgaattgacacccctatcACCAATAGATATAGGAAAAGGGGCTCATTGATTTATAGTTCTAAACGTCTTTGTTTCCATGTTATAAGTTGAAGAAATAGGGAGCTTTAATTTTGGACAAAGAGCCCAAGTTGAATATCAACACGGCTGTGACCTCTATGCTATCCTCAAAATTGGCCCATGGGCTAATAATTCCCACATCTGAAGAGAGACCATGGACTTTTCCTGAACCAGTCCAAACGGCGAAAATGCGTGCGTGTTTCTAAGCTACAAATTGGGACCATTACCAATGACATTACGatcacataaatattaataagaaTGCTATATTGTCCGTTTTTGTACACAATTAACATTGACATatataggaaatatttttttattttttattatttttgagaaagacaTATAAAGGCAAGATGAAGACTAACAAGAAGCAAATACATAATTCGATcaagataaaacaaaaaatagactGATACACTTGTCGTGGGGTGGATAATACATTGGAAAAACATTTTTAAGGCCTTAATATTATATCAATATATCAATTAATTCAAAATCTTTTAAGCCTTAATGGCCTTCTATGACCTCCATTTAAgtcacttttataaaaaataagtaaataattaatataaattgtATCTGACTCTACTTAATGTTAGTAGTAGATCCAATAGTGGATGTATTCCTACTTGATAGTTGCATCTCATGTTGAGGAGTAATTTCGTCAATATTTTCACCTACAACACGGAATTTTAATATAAGtttagtataaaaggaaaatgggccaataaagaaataaaattttataaaatgacTATTATTTAAATGGATTAAATACTACCTTTAAATCTATAGAACCAACTTTGCTTGCGAACAAAAGCTTCAATTttatctaccaaaaaaaaaaaaaagatcaatacTAAGTAAGAATTTTAGCTTGAATACTAAAAGTTGATTCATAAGAAACCACATTTATAGAAATTCTCAAGAGACCACATGCCATTAAAGAGAATTCAAAAGGCCAATTATATTTCTCATTCCATGAAGAGAGAACATCCAACTTTACATGTTAGCTCCAATCAAGTCTAGACTCTTTCAAATACAAgctaaattgatttttttttttttttttttttggggggtggggggggagggtttgtgtttgtgtttgtgtttgtgttgtgatGTTGGTAATATATCAACTTTCTAAATAATCAAATTCCTaatcattcaaaataaaaagttcataATTGCGAAATTTCTCACACAATTACAAGAGTCCAaaagcctatatatatataaagacaaaaaataaaacaaaataattaattggcAACTAAAAAAGGGTTCAAGATTGTGATTCACGGAATCACGGGTAGACCCTTGGGTAAAAGTTGACCCTTGTTCACTGGTACAAAAATCCATGTCCATACCTATATTTTTCCTTGGGATCCAAGTGGGTTGACTGTTCTATTGAGTCATGGTCTGTCTTTTTTTGTTATGCGTAAAATTGTGAAACAGCAACAAGTATTATCATTttaccaaatttaagagcattcacactaagaaataaaaaaatatagtttttaataactcaaaacactattttatctattttaatactttattttataatatagccaacatcaaagattttattttagaatttaacatattaaaataatataaacaaaataataaaataatatatccaacataacaaataacaatcacaactatcaacacattaaaatactttttttttataacaccacacattaaaaatttatttattttattaatttttaagctACAAatagcagtttttttttttttttttttttttttttttagtttacctCCTTTTTATGTACAAATATATTATGAGAGTATTAGTTGCTAAATTGACTTTTGAGATTTTCTACATATAAACATATGTTTGCAACGGCTGTCAGAGTAAAGTACCTTTTATGTTTGTTCTCCTTCTGTAAATATAAAGGACTACTCCGACCATTACGGCAACTACAGCAACGGCAACAACACCTCTCCATGCTTTGTTCATCCAACGACCATGTTCTCTTGCCACTTCATTGTTGAATTTGACACAGCAAAGAAATTATAGTTAAACTACAGCTAAAGGAGGATGAAAGCAGAGCAGTTTTTAATTAACTTCAAAATCAGTTCAGAATGCAAAGTATAGTGGAAAAATAATTAACTTCAATAAGGAGTTCCTATTACAAAATTAATGGCATACCTATTTCTGAAGCCGATATTCTGACATATAGATTTTGCCCACCATCTGGAAACTGTCTAATATCCATTAGATCACCAAACCACATGACACAGCCTCTGCCACTTTCTCTGATATCTGAGTTTGAATAAGCCATGCAGGAACAATTGTTTAAGCATTTAGCCGAACATTCGTTGAGGCTCATACTTTCGTTTACCCAAGAATTTGTAGTATCTGGCAATTTCAAGTTAAAATATGTATTAAACCCATCTTTTTGGCAGCTCAATGGCTTAATGAGTACACAACCTTGAGACCTCTCCATTAAGCTCCATCTTTCTGGTGATTTGGGCTTGAATCCTAGTAAACATTGGCAGATAGCAAACCCACTATAACCAATGATACAATTTGCATTGGGTCCACAAAAGCCGTAATTGTCACAGTGGTCTCTAGGTAGTAATGGATAGCGGAGCCAAATTTGACTAGCTTCATTCCATATGTGTCTCTCAAGAAAAGTGTTCATTTCGTTCAAAATAATTCTTGAGATTTCAGATTTATTTTTGAGGGTGTAGGTGTAGTACACTTCATACTCATTAGAAACAAAGTATTCATCATAAACCGGATTTAAACCCGGTGAACCGCTGAACCAAAGGCCGTTCCATGGGCCTGTACGGTAAAATTTGTTGGTTCCTTTCTGAATAACAGGATCAGGGTATGAATGCCTTTCTATCCAATAGGTTAAATCTCCAGGAGATGGATCATCTGGACTCGTCCATTCTGTAAGATTCCAGTTAATACCTTTCCTCAAGTCCCATCCCAACTTCATTCCTGGTAACAATGTATTAGATGGATAGTCGAAGCTTTCCCACAAAGAGGTTTCCGAATTTCCATCTCTTAGTACAAGATTTCCTGAGTCTAAGAGTTGTAACACAGGATTGTTGGCTTGTTTTTGTGCTCCTAATCCTGTTGACCAAACAACACTCTTATTCTGACTCATAACCACAAGACTGCCTGTCCTGTTTATCATCAACAAGCCAGACGAGTCATTGATTGGGTTGAGTCGGTTTGCAACCCAAACAACAGTTCTAACTGAGATCTTCTTGTACCATATTCCCAAGTAGTGATTATTGGAATTAAAAAGACTGAAGAAACCTAGTTCGAAGCTTCCATTATTGCTAACTAAGGTCCTTGTGCCGCTGATATTTTGTGATGGAGTAATTCTATCTCCTGCAAGGGAGACTTTGGAGAACAAAAAGAGTAAATAGGtaagcataaaaataaaagagagaatattCATTGATTTCATAGTTACAGACCTACAGAGAAAATAAGTAAGAAATCACATATTGATTTCTTTGTTTATCAATCACAACTCAAACGAAGAGCAGGAAGGGGCAACTGCAGATGTGTTTACACATTGAAAGTTGTCAATATCGACTCCATTCTTGACTTTTCAACATTTCATATTTTCCACAGAACAGGGGTCATTCTTGGACCAGTATACCGTAGCCCATACGATACTTAAGCCATTTTgtcttgaaaaaaataataataaaaaataaagcctAATGACCTTACTTTAACATTGACCGAGACGTCAACCTCTTTACTCTTATCAGTTACCACTTCCAACAATCGTTTCATTGATGGAAACCACGCCTCCACGGGTCTCACTTGGGCCCCCGCTTGAAAATCAATCCCCCAAATATTCAAGTAGCCACCTATCTCATATATGTGGTTGATGCCCGTCTCCAAAACATGAATAAAACAATAGCAGCACAAAACAAATTCTAATACTTTTGTTACACTAATCACAACCTATTATcgcaattattatatataaaaaattaaaaaaaaaaaaaaagcttgtgaAATTCGTGGTGTATCTAGACTTAATATTGAAATCGCTTTTTTTACTAACAAAACCACAAGTccctttcaaaaataatatatatatatatatatatatatataatattgttttatataaatagagaaaatgttattaaaaatactttttttaaacATACCTAAATCATTGTTTAATTTGAACAtataaaagaatattaattaaaatgaacaCTTTCATTCTATGGAACATATGTAACATGTtacattaagtttaaattattatataagtttaaaattgtagcatttttttctttccaaatataagtataatgcCTATATTATTGAATCTTGAATTTGAAGGTAATCTtgtgaatatttatcatttttattttttaatgtttttttgggGCTcatatctctaatttctaatgccaattttgtttgtatttttcagtcgaaaactaaaaattttgacCTAATAGAATAAAATCTCATACTTTTTCAACCTAaaattaagaggaaaaaaataaatttttgagtgaaaaaatcaaaaaacaacttgaaaaaagaatcaatttaaggtCCCattagtccaaaatggaccgaaAGGATTGGAGTGGACCCTAATggaccaaaccaaaccaaagtaGACCGAATTAAACCAAATGGACTAAATTGTTCCAAAGTAGAACGAATAGACCAAAGTGAACCGAAATAGACCAAACGAACCGAAATACTAGGCTAATAGGGCTTAACAAGAGtatagtaacaataaatgttacactttaatttttagatattatataaatgTGTTTTATAATGACATTTTGGTGGTTGGCATACTTTGAGacccaaaatcaaaagtttGGGACTTTGGACATGTTGTCTTGCTCCATTTAAAGGATTATTTAAGTGTTTTTCATCTTgccatcaaaaaaattattttacaattgaGTATTACTAttgatttgatatttttaatgttGCAATAAATTTCCAATTACAAGAAGTAAATTATTGAGCTAGTGAACACATAATGAAGTTGCATATTTTTAACTCGACTCTGGATCTTCGAGA
This genomic window contains:
- the LOC126694823 gene encoding S-locus-specific glycoprotein S13-like isoform X1, which translates into the protein MKSMNILSFIFMLTYLLFLFSKVSLAGDRITPSQNISGTRTLVSNNGSFELGFFSLFNSNNHYLGIWYKKISVRTVVWVANRLNPINDSSGLLMINRTGSLVVMSQNKSVVWSTGLGAQKQANNPVLQLLDSGNLVLRDGNSETSLWESFDYPSNTLLPGMKLGWDLRKGINWNLTEWTSPDDPSPGDLTYWIERHSYPDPVIQKGTNKFYRTGPWNGLWFSGSPGLNPVYDEYFVSNEYEVYYTYTLKNKSEISRIILNEMNTFLERHIWNEASQIWLRYPLLPRDHCDNYGFCGPNANCIIGYSGFAICQCLLGFKPKSPERWSLMERSQGCVLIKPLSCQKDGFNTYFNLKLPDTTNSWVNESMSLNECSAKCLNNCSCMAYSNSDIRESGRGCVMWFGDLMDIRQFPDGGQNLYVRISASEIVAREHGRWMNKAWRGVVAVAVVAVMVGVVLYIYRRRTNIKDKIEAFVRKQSWFYRFKGENIDEITPQHEMQLSSRNTSTIGSTTNIK
- the LOC126694823 gene encoding S-locus-specific glycoprotein S13-like isoform X2 — protein: MKSMNILSFIFMLTYLLFLFSKVSLAGDRITPSQNISGTRTLVSNNGSFELGFFSLFNSNNHYLGIWYKKISVRTVVWVANRLNPINDSSGLLMINRTGSLVVMSQNKSVVWSTGLGAQKQANNPVLQLLDSGNLVLRDGNSETSLWESFDYPSNTLLPGMKLGWDLRKGINWNLTEWTSPDDPSPGDLTYWIERHSYPDPVIQKGTNKFYRTGPWNGLWFSGSPGLNPVYDEYFVSNEYEVYYTYTLKNKSEISRIILNEMNTFLERHIWNEASQIWLRYPLLPRDHCDNYGFCGPNANCIIGYSGFAICQCLLGFKPKSPERWSLMERSQGCVLIKPLSCQKDGFNTYFNLKLPDTTNSWVNESMSLNECSAKCLNNCSCMAYSNSDIRESGRGCVMWFGDLMDIRQFPDGGQNLYVRISASEIVAREHGRWMNKAWRGVVAVAVVAVMVGVVLYIYRRRTNIKGENIDEITPQHEMQLSSRNTSTIGSTTNIK